One Actinomycetota bacterium genomic window, CGAGAACTCGCTGGCCGACTTCGCCCGGCGGCTCGGCCTGCACGTGAAGGCGTCCGACCTGGTCTCCACGTTCCAGCGCCAGGGGGGCGTGGGGAAGTTCATCGGCCGGATCAGCTCGCTCACCGGGCAGGTGCTGCACGTGGCCCTCATCCTGGTGCTGGGCCCCGTGCTGGCGTTCTACCTGCTGGTGGACCTACCGAACCTCCGGCGGTCGGCGCAGGCGGCCATCCCGGCCCGCCGTCGGGGCGAGGTCCACGAGGTCGCCACGAAGCTCACGGTGGCCGTGGGCGGCTACTTCCGGGGCCAGCTCCTGGTGGCCCTGTTCGTCGGCATCGCGTCGATGTTCGGGCTGTGGGTGATCGGGCTGCCGTACTGGGCCCCGGTGGGACTCATCGCGGGCCTGTTCAACCTGATCCCGCTGATCGGTCCGTTCATCGGAGCCATCCCCGCGCTGTTCATCGCGTTCACCACCCCCGAGCCGGCCTCCGGGCTGCTGCATCCGCGTCCCGGGTGGCCGCTCGCCGTGGCGGCGTCCGTCGTGCTGCTGGTGGTCCAGCAGATCGACAACCACGTGATCAGCCCGCGGGTGGTGACGCGCACCGTGCGGCTGCACCCGCTCACCGTGATGCTGTCGCTGCTGGCGGCGGGAGCCGTCCTCGGCCTGTGGGGGATGCTGCTGGTCATCCCGGTGGTCGCCGCGGCGAAGATCCTGATCATCCACTACTGGGACACCCGGATGGTGTGGCCGCCGCGGGGGGCCTCGCCGCCGCCGGCCGGGCAGGAACCGGCCGCCGACGAGGCGGGAGCGGCGGCCCCTCCGGCGCCTCCCGACGCTCGCCCGGAGCCATCGGAAGGGCAGCCGGACGAGGGGGGGGAAGCTCCTGGCGGGTGGCGCGCCAGGCGCTCCAGGAAGAGCCGCCGGGAATCCGCCGCGCGCCGGACGACGTAGGTTCGGCGGCTCGACCCGGGTCGGACGACCGCCGGGTCGCCTACTCGAGGCCGAGCCCGAGCACCGCCGCCACCGCCTCCGCGAACCCGTCGCCCACCGGCGACCGCGTGGCGTAGACGTTGTCCATGCCGTCGGCCGCGGCCCCGATTGTGTCCACGCCGTTGGCCACCAGAAAGAACGCGCCGGTCTCGCTCGCCATCGAGAGGTCCGATAGCGAGTCGCCCACGGCGGCCGCCTCGGAGGCGGCCAGCCCTCGCCGCTCCCGGTGCAGACGGACCGCGCTCGCCTTGTTCACGCCCCTGGGGACGAGGTGGTACGCGCGGACCTCCGGGACGTCCAGCGACGGGTAGGTCCTGCGGATGACGCCGTTGTCCAGCACCTCCAGCCAGCGGTACCTCGCGTCCTCCAGCGCCCCGGTCGCCTCGGCGGGGTCGAGCAACCCGCGGAGCAGCATCGTGGCCTCCCGGTCCTGGAACGCCCACGGCGTGTGCGGCTCCACCCGGCCCGCGTACCGGTCCAG contains:
- a CDS encoding Cof-type HAD-IIB family hydrolase; amino-acid sequence: MKRLPNDRPPGGAIRALYVDLDGTLVGPGGSMFATPSGTSDRAARAVGELHRAGVELVLVSGRTRDQMREAARVMGAGAYVAELGAFVVLRTDPSAEEALPSFGAFRGPGRPFDAMARSGAGAFLLDRYAGRVEPHTPWAFQDREATMLLRGLLDPAEATGALEDARYRWLEVLDNGVIRRTYPSLDVPEVRAYHLVPRGVNKASAVRLHRERRGLAASEAAAVGDSLSDLSMASETGAFFLVANGVDTIGAAADGMDNVYATRSPVGDGFAEAVAAVLGLGLE
- a CDS encoding AI-2E family transporter; amino-acid sequence: MGPERPERPQRPEGREGREPILSSTLIARAARVAIVSWALVGLAILVYLIGRFVLYPIRIIFPPLVLAVVLVYLLNPLVGLLERRGLKRLWATLVTYLVFLTVMGFVLAYLIPVVSHQVTAFAKSIPGLLQRAENSLADFARRLGLHVKASDLVSTFQRQGGVGKFIGRISSLTGQVLHVALILVLGPVLAFYLLVDLPNLRRSAQAAIPARRRGEVHEVATKLTVAVGGYFRGQLLVALFVGIASMFGLWVIGLPYWAPVGLIAGLFNLIPLIGPFIGAIPALFIAFTTPEPASGLLHPRPGWPLAVAASVVLLVVQQIDNHVISPRVVTRTVRLHPLTVMLSLLAAGAVLGLWGMLLVIPVVAAAKILIIHYWDTRMVWPPRGASPPPAGQEPAADEAGAAAPPAPPDARPEPSEGQPDEGGEAPGGWRARRSRKSRRESAARRTT